A single region of the Candidatus Kryptobacter tengchongensis genome encodes:
- a CDS encoding comF family protein: MLLSTIKFFLDSILDFIFIYECEICHRHLEDKRMIICSECIHKIERVEPVDIERTFTTKFRSDGYISKAFACFYFKDESIIQTLIHELKYQNKPSIGILLGEIVGNSVKNDPDFISSDALIPVPLHKIRLRERGYNQSELISKGISRVTGINLINDLLIRVRNTQTQTKLNLEQRKENVKDAFKVKDKYKNFVPWRKFIVVDDVITTGSTVNQCAKALVDAGASRVLALSIAIAN, encoded by the coding sequence ATGCTTCTGTCAACGATCAAATTCTTTCTTGATTCAATTCTTGACTTCATTTTTATCTATGAATGTGAAATCTGTCATCGGCATCTTGAAGATAAACGAATGATAATTTGCTCTGAGTGCATACATAAAATTGAAAGAGTTGAACCTGTTGATATAGAACGAACCTTTACGACAAAATTTAGGAGCGATGGGTATATATCCAAAGCATTTGCTTGTTTCTATTTTAAAGATGAGAGCATAATTCAAACTTTAATTCACGAACTTAAATACCAAAATAAACCATCAATTGGAATACTTCTTGGAGAAATTGTGGGAAATTCCGTTAAAAATGATCCCGATTTCATCTCTTCCGACGCTTTAATTCCCGTCCCACTTCACAAAATTAGATTAAGGGAAAGGGGGTATAACCAAAGTGAATTAATTTCAAAAGGCATAAGCAGAGTAACTGGAATAAACCTTATAAATGACCTTCTCATCAGAGTAAGAAACACACAAACACAGACAAAGTTAAATCTTGAACAGCGAAAAGAAAATGTAAAAGATGCCTTTAAGGTCAAAGATAAATATAAAAATTTCGTCCCCTGGAGAAAATTTATTGTTGTTGATGATGTCATCACAACTGGTTCAACTGTGAATCAGTGTGCGAAGGCACTTGTTGATGCTGGAGCTTCACGAGTTTTGGCTTTATCTATCGCCATTGCAAATTAG
- a CDS encoding LAO/AO transport system kinase — translation MIELVKKVIDGDFRAISKAISIIENEYEGAEELLKKIYKYTGKAYKIGITGPPGAGKSTLVFQLTKLLRNEKAKIGIIAVDPTSPFTGGSLLGDRVRMNELSLDEGVFIRSMATRGSLGGLSKKAVEAGDILDAGGFDYVIFETVGVGQSELDVVKVADTVIVVLVPESGDSIQAMKAGLMEIADIFVLNKSDREGADIAVNAIKSVLSFRVKKDEWEVEVVKTIGSTGAGVNELLNLIKKHREFLYNTGEFEKRRKEKLKLKIKEIVEEKLREDFWTDDRQKLLEEKVNLLTNLHINPFEVAEELIEHFYQQNSL, via the coding sequence GTGATTGAGCTTGTTAAAAAGGTGATAGATGGTGACTTCAGGGCGATTTCAAAGGCGATATCAATAATTGAAAATGAATATGAAGGGGCTGAAGAACTTTTGAAGAAAATTTATAAATACACAGGAAAGGCTTATAAAATTGGTATAACAGGTCCGCCAGGCGCTGGTAAAAGCACGCTCGTTTTTCAACTCACAAAACTTTTGAGAAATGAAAAAGCAAAAATTGGAATAATCGCTGTTGATCCAACAAGTCCATTCACTGGGGGTTCATTGCTTGGCGATAGAGTAAGGATGAATGAGCTGTCCCTTGATGAAGGCGTCTTTATAAGAAGTATGGCGACCAGAGGAAGTTTGGGTGGATTAAGCAAAAAAGCAGTTGAAGCAGGAGATATACTTGATGCAGGTGGATTTGATTATGTAATTTTTGAAACGGTCGGGGTGGGTCAATCCGAACTTGATGTTGTAAAAGTTGCCGATACGGTCATAGTTGTTCTCGTCCCCGAATCAGGTGACTCAATTCAAGCAATGAAAGCTGGATTAATGGAAATAGCCGATATATTCGTTTTAAATAAAAGCGACAGAGAAGGTGCAGATATAGCTGTAAATGCAATTAAAAGTGTGTTAAGTTTCAGGGTTAAGAAAGACGAATGGGAGGTTGAGGTTGTAAAGACAATTGGAAGCACAGGCGCTGGAGTTAACGAGCTTCTGAATTTGATCAAAAAACATCGGGAATTTTTATATAACACGGGTGAATTTGAAAAAAGAAGAAAAGAAAAGTTAAAACTGAAGATAAAGGAAATAGTTGAAGAGAAGCTCCGTGAGGATTTCTGGACAGATGATCGTCAAAAGTTGCTTGAGGAAAAGGTCAATCTCCTTACAAACTTACATATAAACCCATTTGAAGTGGCGGAAGAACTAATTGAACATTTTTACCAGCAAAATTCACTATAG
- a CDS encoding UDP-glucose 4-epimerase — MNILVTGGAGFIGSHVVDSYIELGHNVIVVDNLSSGSLENLNPKAKFYHLDIRDDKVEEIFKSEKIDIVNHHAAQMDVRKSVEDPIYDADVNIIGSLKLLQFSIKYGVKKFIFASTGGAIYGEQDYFPADEEHPTRPLSPYGVAKLTVEKYLYFYKEVHGLNYVILRYANIYGPRQNPHGEAGVVAIFTSKMLKGEQPIINGDGFQTRDYTYVGDVVKANLLALNYDKSDVFNIGTGIETDVNTLFRKLKELTGANCDEVHGPPKPGEQRRSVISYEKVYRTLGWKPEISLDEGLKLTVEFFKNKFAERSR; from the coding sequence ATGAACATACTTGTAACAGGAGGAGCTGGCTTCATCGGCTCACATGTTGTTGATTCCTATATTGAACTTGGTCATAATGTTATTGTCGTTGATAATTTATCTTCCGGCTCACTTGAAAATCTAAACCCAAAAGCGAAATTTTATCATCTTGATATAAGGGACGATAAGGTGGAGGAGATTTTTAAAAGCGAGAAAATTGATATTGTGAATCACCATGCAGCACAGATGGATGTTCGCAAATCGGTTGAGGACCCAATTTATGATGCGGATGTAAACATAATCGGAAGCCTGAAACTTTTGCAATTCAGCATCAAATATGGAGTAAAGAAGTTCATTTTTGCATCAACGGGGGGTGCGATTTATGGAGAACAAGATTATTTTCCTGCTGATGAAGAGCATCCGACAAGACCGCTTTCCCCTTATGGTGTTGCGAAGTTAACAGTTGAAAAATATCTTTATTTTTATAAAGAGGTGCATGGACTAAATTATGTTATCCTAAGATATGCAAATATCTATGGACCAAGGCAAAATCCGCACGGTGAGGCTGGCGTCGTTGCGATCTTCACAAGTAAAATGTTAAAGGGAGAACAACCGATAATAAATGGTGATGGTTTCCAAACACGGGATTATACATATGTTGGGGATGTCGTAAAGGCAAATTTGCTTGCTCTCAATTATGATAAATCCGATGTTTTCAACATAGGGACAGGGATTGAAACCGATGTAAATACACTTTTCCGCAAACTAAAAGAATTGACAGGTGCAAATTGTGATGAAGTCCATGGACCACCTAAACCAGGGGAACAAAGAAGAAGTGTTATAAGCTATGAAAAGGTTTATAGAACACTTGGGTGGAAGCCAGAAATCTCTTTGGATGAAGGTTTAAAGTTGACGGTTGAATTTTTTAAAAATAAATTTGCAGAAAGATCAAGGTGA
- a CDS encoding N-acetylated-alpha-linked acidic dipeptidase, whose amino-acid sequence MRKAIILLIVISGISTAQILTGFLGDNLKKQIEWEEKFLKIPSAKNCERHLFILTEEPHPAGSETGYRVAEYIDSLFKSYGLNSKIVDYWVYLPYPKEISLELIQPYEIKFELKETAWNWDKDTYDDIFTFFNAYSPDGEIEAQVVYVNYGLPEDYEKLKELGISVKGKIAIARYGKSFRGVKAKVAEENGAIGLIIYSDPMDDGYMKGDVYPRGPWRPEDAVQRGSIYYMFEYPGDPLTPGYPAKKDVKRINPEQAKSLPRIPTMPVSYKIASEILKNLSGPNVPEGWQGGLPFAYHTGPGPAKVKMKVKSDWKIRQIKNVIAEIRGFEEPEKKIIMGNHHDAWIYGAVDPSSGTAVMLETARALSKLIKQGWKPKRSILFCAWDAEEYGLIGSTEWVEENYNDLVKNAIAYINVDAAVSGKNFEASSVPSLDRFIEEVIKSVNDPETGNSIFAETWKRQNKSLKQVSNPPDTAKIKFGRLGSGSDYTAFLDFCGIPSIDMRFTGPYGVYHSQLDNFYWMKNFCDPSFKYHETMAKIVGLVLMRLSSCDYLPFNYGDYADEIEKYIIDIERNYEVMLKTNGIDFGGVKEKIKIMRFYSDTLNLIQKKFPKVEVQKLEQKFTQKIGLPNRDWYKHRIYAPGYYLGYGTQPLPGINEALQSGNFEVAKKETKLLEEAIDNIVKEIQNFTKTFMEGK is encoded by the coding sequence ATGAGAAAAGCTATAATACTTCTGATTGTTATCTCGGGGATATCTACTGCGCAGATATTAACAGGTTTTCTCGGTGATAATCTAAAGAAACAAATTGAGTGGGAGGAAAAATTTTTAAAAATTCCAAGTGCAAAAAATTGTGAAAGACATTTATTTATTCTCACTGAAGAACCACACCCTGCTGGAAGTGAAACAGGCTATCGGGTCGCTGAATATATAGATAGCCTTTTCAAATCCTACGGATTGAATTCAAAAATTGTTGACTATTGGGTTTATCTGCCATATCCTAAAGAAATATCGCTTGAGTTGATACAACCCTATGAAATTAAATTTGAATTGAAGGAAACGGCTTGGAATTGGGATAAAGACACGTATGATGATATCTTCACATTTTTCAATGCCTATTCTCCAGATGGTGAAATAGAAGCACAGGTTGTGTATGTCAATTATGGTCTTCCTGAGGATTATGAGAAACTCAAAGAGCTTGGAATAAGTGTGAAAGGGAAGATAGCTATAGCAAGGTATGGTAAATCATTTAGAGGTGTAAAGGCAAAGGTTGCGGAAGAAAATGGCGCAATTGGGTTGATTATTTATTCTGATCCGATGGATGATGGATACATGAAGGGTGATGTTTATCCCCGAGGACCCTGGAGACCTGAAGATGCTGTGCAAAGGGGAAGCATTTATTATATGTTTGAATATCCTGGCGATCCGCTTACACCTGGATATCCAGCAAAGAAAGATGTAAAAAGAATTAACCCTGAGCAGGCGAAAAGTTTGCCACGAATACCAACTATGCCAGTTTCATATAAAATTGCAAGTGAAATTCTTAAAAATTTATCCGGTCCGAATGTCCCCGAAGGGTGGCAAGGTGGTTTGCCCTTTGCATATCACACTGGACCGGGACCTGCCAAAGTTAAAATGAAAGTCAAATCAGATTGGAAAATAAGGCAAATCAAAAATGTCATCGCAGAAATCCGCGGTTTTGAAGAGCCGGAGAAGAAAATAATAATGGGAAATCATCACGACGCGTGGATTTATGGTGCGGTTGACCCAAGCAGTGGAACAGCGGTGATGCTTGAAACAGCAAGAGCTTTATCAAAACTCATAAAGCAGGGATGGAAACCCAAAAGAAGTATTTTATTCTGTGCATGGGATGCTGAAGAATATGGGTTGATTGGTTCAACAGAATGGGTTGAGGAAAATTATAACGATCTTGTTAAAAATGCGATCGCTTATATCAATGTTGATGCGGCTGTCTCTGGGAAAAATTTTGAGGCAAGCTCTGTCCCATCGCTTGACCGCTTTATTGAGGAAGTTATAAAGTCTGTAAATGACCCAGAAACGGGAAATAGCATCTTCGCTGAAACCTGGAAAAGGCAAAATAAATCATTAAAACAGGTTTCAAATCCACCTGATACTGCCAAAATTAAATTCGGAAGGTTGGGGAGTGGCTCTGATTACACCGCATTTCTTGATTTCTGTGGTATCCCATCAATTGATATGAGATTTACAGGTCCATATGGAGTGTATCATTCTCAACTTGACAATTTTTATTGGATGAAAAATTTTTGTGATCCAAGTTTCAAATACCATGAAACAATGGCAAAAATAGTTGGGCTTGTTTTGATGAGGTTGAGTTCGTGCGATTACTTGCCTTTTAACTATGGTGATTATGCTGATGAAATTGAAAAATACATCATTGATATTGAAAGGAATTACGAGGTTATGCTCAAAACGAATGGCATTGATTTTGGAGGTGTAAAAGAGAAAATCAAAATTATGAGATTTTATTCTGATACACTTAACTTGATTCAAAAAAAATTTCCAAAGGTTGAAGTTCAAAAACTTGAACAGAAATTTACGCAAAAAATTGGGCTTCCAAACAGGGATTGGTATAAGCACAGGATCTATGCCCCGGGTTATTATCTTGGTTATGGGACACAGCCATTGCCTGGTATAAATGAGGCGTTGCAATCTGGCAATTTTGAAGTTGCAAAGAAAGAAACTAAATTACTTGAGGAAGCGATTGACAACATCGTAAAAGAAATTCAAAATTTCACTAAAACATTTATGGAGGGCAAATGA
- a CDS encoding Nitroreductase, whose amino-acid sequence MDFFEVLKRRRSIRKFKDQAISENELKLIYEAINSAPSAGNLQAYEVFVVRDRVKLKQLADSALGQEFIAEAPVAFVFCANPARSRWRYGMRGEKLYCLQDATIACAYAQLSATALGLGSVWVGAFNEDEVRKIIGVDKNLIPIAILPVGYPDETPEPTPRREIKDLIHEI is encoded by the coding sequence ATGGATTTTTTTGAGGTTTTAAAGAGAAGAAGGTCAATAAGAAAATTTAAAGACCAGGCTATTTCGGAGAATGAGCTTAAATTAATTTATGAAGCTATAAATTCGGCGCCTTCTGCTGGAAACCTTCAGGCATATGAGGTTTTTGTGGTGAGGGATAGAGTTAAATTAAAGCAACTTGCGGATTCTGCGCTTGGTCAGGAATTTATTGCAGAAGCACCTGTTGCTTTTGTATTTTGTGCAAATCCAGCAAGGTCAAGATGGAGATATGGAATGAGGGGTGAAAAACTTTACTGTTTGCAGGACGCGACGATCGCATGTGCTTATGCACAGCTTTCAGCAACAGCCCTTGGGTTGGGAAGTGTTTGGGTTGGCGCTTTCAATGAAGATGAGGTTAGGAAGATAATTGGAGTTGACAAAAATTTAATTCCAATTGCAATTCTTCCGGTTGGATATCCAGACGAAACCCCTGAACCAACACCGAGAAGGGAGATAAAAGATTTGATTCACGAAATATGA
- a CDS encoding putative pyruvate formate lyase activating enzyme: MHRAIVERYEPGYIELNRKGILKERVEILKQILNDCTLCPRNCHVNRNAGKKGKCRVGSEIIISGVHPHFGEESCLVGTHGSGTIFFASCNMNCIYCQNFEISRFKQGEVVSVYTLSESMLYLQKIGCHNINLVTPTHYVPQIVEAILIAVNKGLKIPIVYNCGGYESVETLKLLEGIVDIYMPDIKYSDNMHGLRYSGVPDYWDVVRPAVKEMWRQVGDLEIIDGIAVRGLLVRHLVLPNNIAGSEKVFEFIANEVSKDTYVNIMAQYRPYFNAFLKPELARRITIQEYKEAVRIAQKFGLKRIELSPWY; encoded by the coding sequence ATGCACAGAGCCATAGTTGAAAGGTATGAGCCCGGGTATATTGAACTTAACAGAAAGGGTATATTAAAGGAACGAGTTGAGATATTAAAGCAGATTTTAAACGATTGCACGCTTTGTCCGAGAAATTGCCATGTCAATAGAAACGCTGGCAAGAAGGGGAAGTGTAGAGTTGGGAGTGAAATTATAATTTCAGGTGTTCATCCGCACTTTGGGGAGGAATCCTGTCTTGTTGGAACCCATGGTTCAGGGACGATTTTCTTTGCAAGTTGTAATATGAACTGCATATATTGTCAAAATTTTGAAATAAGCAGATTTAAACAGGGTGAAGTTGTAAGTGTTTATACTCTGTCTGAGTCAATGCTTTATCTTCAAAAGATAGGATGTCACAATATAAATCTTGTTACGCCGACACATTATGTGCCTCAGATCGTTGAGGCAATTTTAATTGCTGTTAATAAAGGTTTAAAAATACCAATTGTTTACAACTGCGGTGGATATGAATCTGTTGAAACATTAAAATTGCTTGAGGGAATTGTTGATATTTATATGCCTGATATAAAGTATTCCGACAATATGCATGGATTGAGGTATTCAGGTGTGCCTGATTACTGGGATGTGGTGCGTCCGGCTGTTAAAGAGATGTGGCGACAGGTTGGTGATCTTGAAATAATTGATGGAATTGCGGTAAGAGGTTTACTTGTAAGGCACCTTGTTTTGCCAAATAACATAGCCGGATCTGAGAAAGTTTTTGAATTTATAGCGAATGAAGTTTCAAAAGACACATATGTTAACATAATGGCACAATATAGACCATACTTTAATGCGTTTCTGAAACCAGAACTTGCACGGAGAATTACCATCCAGGAATATAAAGAAGCTGTGCGAATAGCGCAAAAGTTCGGCTTAAAAAGGATAGAACTTAGTCCGTGGTATTAA
- a CDS encoding Peptidase family M50, which translates to MSSPEYYQPFGYKEYRPNYLLHIFLFAITFFTVTIAGVQWVLKDPFELTNLHFGLPYSLSILFIIASHEFGHYFAAKKHGVTTTLPYFIPFPPIPFVLNFGTLGAVIRIKSLVPNRKALFDIGVAGPIAGFIATLIVLIYGFENLPDIEYLYQIHPEYRFLPKLPEGDLTFGDTLLFFLLKKLFSILNPDAFIPPMNEIYHYPYLCAGWFGLLVTAMNLIPVGQLDGGHIIFAMFGDKHKFIARGFFFSLIFLGVFGIFEQNLGWPGWLVWAFVLYFIVKIEHPPIGTFGLLDKKRMVIGWLAIAIFILSISPSPIKIK; encoded by the coding sequence ATGAGCAGTCCTGAATATTATCAACCCTTCGGATATAAAGAATATAGACCAAACTATCTACTTCACATCTTCCTATTTGCTATAACATTTTTCACAGTAACAATAGCCGGGGTTCAATGGGTTTTAAAAGACCCATTTGAGTTAACCAATCTTCATTTTGGACTTCCATATTCTCTTTCAATTTTGTTTATAATTGCATCACACGAATTTGGTCATTACTTTGCTGCAAAAAAACATGGTGTGACAACAACCCTGCCTTATTTCATACCGTTTCCCCCAATTCCATTCGTTTTAAACTTCGGGACACTTGGGGCAGTTATAAGAATAAAATCACTTGTACCAAATAGAAAAGCTCTTTTTGACATTGGAGTTGCTGGACCAATTGCTGGCTTCATAGCAACATTGATTGTGTTAATATACGGTTTTGAAAATCTTCCAGATATAGAATATCTTTATCAGATCCATCCAGAATATCGCTTTCTTCCCAAGTTACCTGAAGGTGATCTGACATTTGGCGATACACTCCTTTTCTTTTTACTTAAAAAACTTTTTTCAATTTTAAATCCTGATGCTTTTATACCCCCAATGAACGAGATTTATCATTACCCCTATTTATGTGCTGGTTGGTTTGGATTGCTTGTTACTGCGATGAATTTAATACCTGTTGGACAGCTTGACGGCGGTCATATAATCTTTGCAATGTTTGGTGATAAACATAAATTTATAGCTCGTGGATTTTTCTTCAGTTTGATTTTCCTCGGTGTATTTGGGATATTTGAGCAAAATTTGGGCTGGCCTGGTTGGCTTGTATGGGCTTTCGTCCTTTATTTTATTGTTAAAATTGAACATCCACCTATAGGAACATTTGGTCTGCTTGACAAAAAACGCATGGTAATTGGATGGCTTGCAATCGCCATATTTATTCTATCAATTTCACCATCACCGATAAAAATAAAATGA
- a CDS encoding BNR/Asp-box repeat-containing protein gives MRGKLLTLIFIFSSFSYSQIKNTYELNSPQSLSSSVGLSDLPSGNIVTNICICGDTVWIGTSKGLSRTTDGGKTWKNYFKTPEFGESKISAIACRDGIIWVALARTVKIDNNYFPEGLGLMYSTDGGETWTKVNQPIDDKNDTVEIYGINQIKTLPVTTTINNIVYDIALTKNAVFIASFAGGLRKSTDMGKTWHRVVLPPDNLNQINPQDTLNFELNPVKNYNHRVFSVISVEDSIIWVGTADGINKSTDGGISWIKFNHQNQSSPISGNFVVALGNQKINIGNSEKNIIWGATINANDPNEYKALSFSEDGGNTWTTTLTGEFVHNIAFKDSIVYAVSDNGLWKTKNLGKTWEKAGKIVDPSSRHIIQTSIFYSIGVQRDTIWAGSSDGLVKFIDSEIFGENWKIYRTYEKVAGLGKTYAYPNPFSPWLEVTRIHYSVENIQSKVTIEVFDFSMRKIRTVILNAPRDGIKEYDEIWDGKDDNGNIVPNGVYFYKVKIDDKEIYGKILVIQ, from the coding sequence ATGAGGGGAAAGTTATTAACATTAATTTTTATTTTTTCAAGTTTTTCATATTCCCAGATTAAAAATACCTATGAGCTGAATTCACCACAAAGTTTGTCATCCTCAGTGGGTTTATCAGATTTGCCGTCTGGGAATATAGTGACAAATATATGCATTTGTGGAGATACTGTCTGGATTGGAACAAGCAAAGGTTTAAGCAGGACTACCGACGGTGGGAAAACATGGAAAAATTATTTTAAAACTCCCGAATTTGGAGAAAGCAAAATCTCAGCAATCGCTTGTAGAGATGGGATTATCTGGGTTGCTCTTGCCAGAACTGTGAAAATAGATAATAACTATTTCCCTGAAGGACTTGGGTTAATGTATTCAACCGATGGCGGTGAAACATGGACAAAAGTAAATCAACCAATTGATGATAAAAATGACACTGTTGAAATATACGGAATAAACCAAATAAAAACTCTACCAGTTACAACCACGATCAATAACATAGTTTACGATATTGCTTTAACAAAAAACGCAGTGTTCATAGCATCATTTGCGGGGGGATTGAGAAAATCAACCGATATGGGTAAAACTTGGCATCGTGTTGTTCTTCCACCCGACAACTTAAACCAAATTAACCCACAGGATACATTGAACTTTGAGCTAAATCCTGTTAAAAATTACAATCATCGTGTTTTCTCAGTTATCTCGGTTGAAGATTCAATCATTTGGGTCGGCACCGCTGATGGAATAAACAAATCAACAGATGGCGGAATAAGCTGGATTAAATTCAATCATCAAAATCAATCTTCGCCTATATCTGGAAACTTTGTTGTGGCGCTTGGAAATCAAAAAATTAATATAGGTAATTCAGAAAAAAATATAATCTGGGGTGCAACGATAAACGCAAACGACCCAAATGAATATAAAGCCCTGAGCTTTTCCGAAGATGGTGGCAACACTTGGACTACAACATTGACAGGCGAGTTTGTTCATAATATCGCTTTCAAGGATTCAATTGTTTATGCTGTAAGTGATAACGGGCTCTGGAAAACGAAAAACTTAGGAAAAACTTGGGAAAAAGCTGGAAAAATAGTTGACCCATCATCTCGCCATATTATTCAAACAAGCATCTTTTATTCAATCGGTGTTCAAAGAGATACAATCTGGGCAGGAAGTTCAGACGGGCTTGTTAAGTTTATTGATTCTGAAATTTTTGGAGAGAACTGGAAAATTTATAGAACATACGAGAAAGTCGCTGGACTTGGCAAAACTTATGCATATCCAAATCCATTTTCCCCGTGGCTTGAGGTTACAAGAATTCATTATAGCGTTGAAAACATACAAAGCAAGGTGACAATTGAAGTTTTTGATTTTTCAATGAGAAAAATCAGAACAGTCATTTTAAATGCACCAAGGGATGGCATAAAAGAATACGATGAGATATGGGACGGGAAAGATGATAACGGAAACATTGTCCCCAATGGTGTTTATTTCTACAAAGTTAAAATAGACGATAAAGAAATTTATGGCAAGATACTTGTCATACAATAA